The following proteins are co-located in the Myroides profundi genome:
- a CDS encoding heavy metal translocating P-type ATPase — MKKEYKVSGMSCNGCRTKIEDTLNEIHGIQAEVSLENENAHIESHHDIDTLTLQKALLKKGNYILQEVVTKEDGSQEILPAVEVSEEDMYQQELPKGMEDKAGKYFCPMLCEGDKVYDTNVGCPVCGMNLEQIPAPKIEKTVYYCPMLCEGDKTYDKPGNCPKCGMNLVPKTILVEQEDTTYTDMLKKLRISVAFTIPVFILAMGSMIPGDPIGKIVPHEWNNYIQLLFTIPVVYVCWMFFSRAWTSFKTWNLNMFSLIGLGSAAGLIFSVVALFFPNLFPDDFKGEHGIHLYFESVAVILTLVLVGQVMEAKAHSRTNTAIKELLKLSPTEATLVTENGEEIIQIDKIVKGNHLRVKPGEKIPVDGEIIEGESSIDESMITGEPIPVHKVKGDKVVSGTINGNSSFIMMAEKVGDETLLSQIIEMVNNASRSRAPIQKLADQVAKYFVPIVVIIAIATFILWKTLGPEPRLAYAFVNALAVLIIACPCALGLATPMSIMVGIGKGAQNGVLIKNAEALETANKVDVLITDKTGTLTEGKPSVEKIVSISSEYTEKDLLLLTASLNQNSEHALATSFTKKAKEDGLSLTSVKMFNNITGKGIQGLVDKKRISLGNKALMDVVQAPLTDSLLQQVEREQSQGKTVSYIADNNTIIGYAVLFDKIKESSKQAVKDLQNKGIEVIMITGDNPKTAQAVATELNIKHFLAEAMPEDKLNEIKKLQEQGRIVAMAGDGINDAPALAQANVGISMGTGTDVAIESAEITLLQGDLIGIPKAINLSHGVMKNIKQNLFFAFIYNSIGIPIAAGILYPVFGIVLSPMIAAVAMSFSSVSVITNSLRLKNLKL, encoded by the coding sequence ATGAAAAAAGAATATAAAGTAAGCGGTATGAGCTGTAATGGTTGTAGAACCAAAATAGAAGATACCCTAAATGAAATACATGGTATACAAGCAGAAGTTTCATTAGAAAACGAAAATGCTCATATAGAGTCTCATCACGATATAGATACATTAACTTTACAAAAGGCTTTATTGAAAAAAGGGAATTATATCCTTCAAGAAGTCGTAACCAAAGAAGATGGATCTCAAGAGATTCTACCAGCTGTAGAAGTATCTGAAGAAGATATGTATCAACAAGAACTGCCTAAGGGCATGGAAGATAAAGCAGGTAAATACTTCTGTCCGATGCTATGTGAGGGAGATAAAGTCTATGATACCAATGTAGGATGCCCTGTGTGTGGGATGAACTTAGAACAAATCCCTGCACCAAAAATAGAGAAGACAGTATACTACTGTCCGATGCTATGTGAAGGTGATAAGACGTATGACAAACCAGGGAATTGTCCGAAGTGTGGAATGAACTTAGTACCTAAGACCATTCTAGTAGAACAAGAAGATACTACATATACAGATATGCTGAAGAAACTGCGTATATCAGTAGCCTTCACCATCCCTGTATTTATACTTGCTATGGGATCTATGATTCCTGGAGACCCGATCGGAAAAATCGTACCTCATGAATGGAATAACTATATACAGTTATTATTCACCATTCCGGTAGTTTATGTATGTTGGATGTTCTTTAGTAGAGCATGGACTTCTTTTAAGACATGGAATCTTAATATGTTTAGTTTAATAGGATTAGGGTCTGCCGCTGGGTTAATCTTTAGCGTTGTAGCCTTATTCTTCCCTAATCTATTCCCAGATGACTTTAAAGGAGAGCATGGTATTCACCTTTATTTTGAGTCTGTAGCTGTGATCCTTACCCTAGTATTAGTAGGGCAAGTAATGGAAGCTAAAGCGCACAGTCGTACCAATACAGCCATAAAAGAATTATTAAAACTATCTCCTACAGAAGCAACTTTAGTTACTGAAAATGGGGAAGAAATAATACAAATAGACAAAATCGTAAAAGGTAACCACCTGCGTGTAAAACCAGGAGAAAAGATACCTGTAGATGGTGAAATCATAGAAGGAGAATCAAGTATAGATGAATCTATGATCACTGGAGAGCCTATCCCTGTACATAAAGTAAAAGGAGATAAGGTAGTATCTGGTACCATTAATGGTAATAGTTCGTTTATCATGATGGCAGAAAAAGTAGGTGATGAAACTCTACTGTCTCAAATCATCGAAATGGTAAATAATGCAAGTAGATCTAGAGCGCCTATCCAAAAGCTAGCAGATCAGGTAGCGAAGTACTTCGTGCCTATCGTAGTGATTATCGCGATAGCTACTTTTATTCTATGGAAAACATTAGGGCCTGAGCCAAGATTAGCTTACGCTTTTGTTAATGCATTAGCAGTATTAATCATTGCCTGTCCTTGTGCCTTAGGATTAGCTACTCCGATGTCTATCATGGTAGGAATAGGTAAAGGGGCTCAGAATGGAGTGCTAATTAAAAATGCCGAAGCATTAGAAACGGCAAATAAAGTAGATGTATTAATCACGGATAAGACAGGTACCCTGACAGAAGGTAAGCCATCAGTAGAGAAGATCGTAAGTATCTCATCAGAGTATACAGAAAAAGATTTACTACTACTAACAGCTTCACTTAACCAAAATAGTGAGCACGCATTAGCTACATCTTTTACTAAAAAAGCGAAAGAAGATGGTCTAAGTCTAACATCTGTAAAGATGTTTAACAATATCACTGGAAAAGGTATACAAGGTCTAGTAGACAAGAAGCGTATCTCTCTAGGGAATAAAGCACTTATGGATGTAGTACAAGCTCCACTAACTGATAGCTTACTACAACAAGTAGAAAGAGAACAAAGCCAAGGGAAGACAGTATCTTATATCGCTGATAACAATACAATTATAGGATATGCAGTATTATTCGATAAAATAAAAGAATCGAGTAAACAAGCTGTAAAAGATCTTCAAAATAAAGGAATCGAAGTGATTATGATCACTGGTGATAACCCTAAGACAGCACAGGCTGTGGCTACAGAATTAAATATTAAACACTTCTTAGCTGAGGCAATGCCTGAGGATAAATTAAACGAAATAAAGAAACTACAAGAACAAGGTAGAATAGTAGCTATGGCTGGTGATGGTATAAACGATGCTCCTGCTCTAGCTCAGGCTAATGTAGGTATCTCTATGGGTACTGGAACTGATGTTGCTATCGAAAGTGCAGAAATAACACTATTACAAGGAGACCTGATCGGTATACCTAAGGCTATCAATCTAAGTCATGGAGTAATGAAGAATATAAAGCAAAACTTATTCTTTGCCTTCATATATAATAGTATCGGTATTCCTATTGCGGCAGGTATTTTATACCCAGTATTTGGAATCGTATTATCTCCAATGATTGCAGCTGTAGCGATGAGTTTTAGTTCTGTATCAGTTATTACAAACTCATTAAGACTAAAGAACTTAAAATTATAA
- a CDS encoding sulfurtransferase → MKPIIQPSELLSLKEQGSSYILIDATNSKVARAEYDQEHLDGALFVDGNTQLAHIGEDASKGGRHPLPSVAQFAHSLQSLGIMPDSHVIIYDTVFGGNSAARFWWMLTAVGHQKVQVLSGGMSAAQQVGFPSNNNVVKASEVGVYPVTEWQLPLADINEIEANVSREDYVVIDVREANRYKGITEPIDTVAGHIPGAINVPFMSNLDEKGMFLTEEQLREKYTAILQDYPLENRAVHCGSGITACHTLLAITAAGIPTPKLYVGSWSEWSRSNKPIATEV, encoded by the coding sequence ATGAAACCAATTATCCAACCTAGTGAACTGCTATCCTTAAAAGAACAAGGGAGTAGTTATATATTAATAGATGCTACGAATAGTAAGGTGGCTAGAGCTGAGTATGATCAAGAGCATTTAGATGGAGCTTTATTTGTAGATGGGAATACACAGCTAGCTCATATAGGAGAAGATGCGTCAAAAGGAGGGAGACATCCTTTGCCTTCTGTAGCACAATTTGCTCATAGTCTACAGTCTTTAGGTATAATGCCTGATAGTCATGTGATTATTTACGACACTGTATTCGGAGGTAATTCTGCTGCACGTTTTTGGTGGATGCTGACTGCTGTAGGTCATCAGAAAGTACAGGTGCTAAGCGGAGGAATGAGTGCTGCGCAGCAGGTAGGTTTTCCAAGTAATAATAATGTGGTCAAAGCAAGTGAAGTAGGAGTGTACCCTGTAACGGAGTGGCAACTACCACTAGCTGATATTAATGAAATAGAGGCGAATGTATCACGTGAGGATTATGTAGTGATCGATGTACGTGAGGCAAATCGATATAAAGGAATAACAGAACCTATAGATACAGTAGCAGGGCATATCCCTGGAGCGATCAATGTTCCGTTTATGTCTAATCTAGATGAGAAGGGGATGTTCTTGACAGAAGAACAATTAAGAGAGAAGTACACTGCTATTCTACAAGATTATCCGTTAGAGAATAGAGCAGTACACTGTGGATCTGGTATTACAGCATGTCATACTCTATTAGCTATTACAGCAGCAGGTATCCCAACACCTAAGCTATATGTGGGCTCGTGGAGTGAATGGTCTAGAAGTAATAAGCCTATCGCAACAGAGGTGTAA
- the gcvT gene encoding glycine cleavage system aminomethyltransferase GcvT — MKQVTLNHIHEALGAKMVPFAGFNMPVQYEGVNIEHETVRNGVGVFDVSHMGIFKISGPNALALIQKVTSNDASVLVDGKAQYCYFPNTTGGVIDDIITYRVNENEYLMVVNASNIEKDWNWVSSHNDMNATLENLSDGYSILAIQGPKAIESMQSLTDVNLADIKFYNFVIDTFAGVKDVVISATGYTGSGGFEVYVKNEDVEALWNKVFEAGANWGIKPIGLAARDTLRLEMGYCLYGNELNDEISPLEAGLGWVTKFTKDFINSDNLKAEKEAGIKNRLIGFELVGKGIPRHDYEIVDAEGNVIGKVTSGTQSPSLGKGIGMGYVPVALAAEGSQIFIRIRKNDVEAKVVKTPFYKK, encoded by the coding sequence ATGAAACAAGTAACTTTAAACCATATCCATGAAGCTTTAGGAGCGAAGATGGTTCCATTCGCAGGATTTAATATGCCTGTACAATATGAAGGAGTAAACATTGAACACGAAACAGTTAGAAACGGTGTAGGTGTCTTTGATGTATCTCATATGGGAATCTTCAAAATTTCTGGACCAAATGCTTTGGCATTAATCCAAAAAGTTACTTCTAATGATGCTTCTGTATTAGTAGACGGTAAAGCTCAGTACTGCTACTTCCCTAATACTACTGGAGGAGTTATAGACGATATTATTACTTATAGAGTGAATGAAAATGAATATTTGATGGTAGTAAATGCTTCAAATATTGAGAAAGACTGGAACTGGGTAAGCTCTCATAATGATATGAATGCTACATTAGAGAACCTATCTGACGGATACTCTATCTTAGCAATACAAGGACCTAAGGCTATTGAATCTATGCAAAGCTTAACTGACGTTAACTTAGCTGATATCAAATTCTACAACTTTGTGATTGATACTTTCGCTGGAGTAAAAGACGTAGTAATCTCTGCTACTGGATACACAGGTTCAGGTGGTTTTGAAGTATATGTAAAAAATGAAGATGTAGAAGCACTTTGGAACAAAGTATTCGAAGCTGGGGCTAACTGGGGAATCAAACCTATCGGATTAGCTGCTCGTGATACATTACGTCTAGAGATGGGATACTGCCTATATGGAAATGAGCTAAACGATGAGATCTCTCCATTAGAAGCAGGGTTAGGATGGGTAACGAAGTTCACAAAAGACTTTATCAACTCTGATAATTTAAAAGCTGAAAAAGAAGCAGGTATCAAAAATAGATTGATTGGTTTCGAACTAGTAGGTAAAGGTATTCCTAGACATGACTACGAAATCGTAGACGCTGAAGGTAACGTAATCGGAAAAGTTACTTCAGGTACACAATCTCCTTCATTAGGTAAAGGAATCGGTATGGGATATGTTCCTGTTGCACTAGCTGCTGAAGGAAGCCAAATATTCATCCGTATTCGTAAGAATGATGTTGAAGCAAAAGTGGTAAAAACACCTTTTTATAAAAAATAA
- a CDS encoding YebC/PmpR family DNA-binding transcriptional regulator — protein sequence MGRAFEFRKGRKLKRWSAMAKTFTRIGKDIVMAVKEGGPNPEANARLRAVIQNAKAANMPKDNVERAIKRATDKDTENYKEVIFEGYGPHGIAFLIECATDNNNRTVANIRSYFNKCNGTLGTQGSVEFMFDHTCNFRIPAEEGRDLEEFELELIDFGIDEIFEDEDGVMIYAPFESFGSIQKELEGRGIEILSSGFDRIPQVTKELSEEEIADVEKLLDKIEEDDDVQNVFTTMA from the coding sequence ATGGGAAGAGCGTTTGAATTTAGAAAAGGACGTAAGCTAAAACGTTGGTCTGCTATGGCAAAAACGTTTACAAGAATTGGTAAGGATATCGTAATGGCTGTAAAAGAAGGTGGACCTAATCCCGAGGCTAATGCTCGCCTTCGTGCCGTAATACAAAATGCTAAGGCAGCTAATATGCCTAAAGATAACGTAGAGCGTGCCATTAAACGTGCTACTGATAAAGATACTGAAAACTATAAAGAAGTAATATTCGAAGGATACGGGCCTCATGGTATCGCTTTCTTAATCGAATGTGCTACAGATAATAACAATAGAACTGTTGCCAACATTAGAAGTTACTTCAATAAATGCAACGGTACTTTAGGTACACAAGGGTCTGTTGAGTTTATGTTCGACCATACATGTAACTTCAGAATCCCTGCTGAAGAAGGTAGAGATCTAGAAGAGTTCGAATTAGAATTAATTGATTTTGGTATTGATGAAATCTTTGAAGATGAAGATGGTGTAATGATTTACGCTCCTTTTGAAAGCTTCGGATCTATCCAAAAAGAGTTAGAAGGTAGAGGAATTGAGATCTTATCTTCTGGATTCGATAGAATACCACAAGTAACAAAAGAACTTTCTGAAGAAGAAATAGCTGACGTAGAAAAGTTATTAGACAAAATCGAAGAAGATGACGACGTACAAAACGTTTTCACAACTATGGCATAA
- a CDS encoding RluA family pseudouridine synthase, giving the protein MKIVSTPDNLQVLHEDNHIIIINKRVGDIVQGDQTGDMPLSEIVKLYLKKKYNKPGEVYLGVVHRLDRPTSGLVVFAKTSKALSRLNESFKNRETQKTYWAVVKDAPPKVEDTLEHFLVRNPKNNTSKAHKKEVPNSKKAKLTYRMFHQLKTYSTLEIDLYTGRHHQIRCQLSAIGCPIKGDLKYGADRSNPDGGIHLHARKLTFIHPVTKETLTIVAPTPDEVIWNNIEPK; this is encoded by the coding sequence ATGAAAATCGTCTCTACACCCGACAATCTACAAGTACTACATGAAGATAACCATATCATCATCATTAATAAACGCGTAGGCGATATCGTACAAGGTGATCAGACAGGTGATATGCCACTAAGTGAAATAGTCAAACTATACTTAAAAAAGAAGTATAATAAGCCTGGTGAAGTGTATCTAGGGGTAGTACATCGCTTAGATCGCCCTACTTCTGGGTTAGTCGTATTTGCAAAGACTTCTAAAGCACTAAGTCGCTTAAACGAATCATTCAAAAATAGAGAGACACAGAAGACCTACTGGGCAGTAGTAAAAGATGCTCCTCCTAAAGTAGAAGACACATTAGAACATTTCTTAGTGAGAAACCCTAAGAATAACACTTCTAAAGCTCATAAAAAAGAAGTTCCTAATAGCAAAAAGGCAAAGCTAACCTATCGAATGTTTCACCAGCTAAAGACCTACTCTACTCTAGAGATAGATCTATACACAGGTCGTCACCACCAGATAAGATGCCAGTTATCTGCTATAGGATGTCCTATTAAAGGAGATTTAAAATATGGAGCAGACAGAAGTAATCCAGATGGAGGTATCCACTTACACGCACGTAAGCTTACCTTTATTCATCCAGTGACCAAAGAGACACTTACTATAGTAGCTCCTACTCCTGATGAAGTAATATGGAATAATATAGAACCTAAATAA
- a CDS encoding DUF6804 family protein: MERAIKILVALLLILSAFTSSSDLDLLVGFIVVVGLGILAYNSHINKKLIEMGMYILIIGMFQPFYAIPIAHQWWVIIELVVAAYLVLSAIFSKTQTVEQN, translated from the coding sequence ATGGAAAGAGCAATTAAAATATTAGTAGCACTATTATTGATCTTAAGTGCGTTTACTTCTTCATCAGATCTTGATCTATTAGTTGGTTTTATCGTTGTAGTAGGATTAGGTATACTAGCCTATAACTCTCATATCAATAAGAAGCTAATCGAAATGGGAATGTATATCCTCATTATAGGAATGTTCCAACCCTTTTATGCTATCCCTATAGCACATCAATGGTGGGTAATAATAGAGCTAGTTGTAGCTGCATATCTAGTCTTATCTGCTATATTTTCTAAAACCCAAACAGTAGAACAGAATTAA
- a CDS encoding AbgT family transporter produces the protein MNDNPKKSLVDKFLSSVEKIGNMLPHPATLFASFAILVIIASWIASFFDLSVLHPGTKEEIKSFNLVSAEGLHMILSKMVTNFTNFAPLGTVLVSLLGIGIAEGSGLIGTILKKIVLSSPKKLLTFVIVFAGILSNTASEVGYVLLVPLAAIIFLAAGRHPIAGLAAAFAGVSGGYSANLLLGTIDPLLAGLSEEAARIIDPAYVVNPAANYYFLFVSTFIIAILGTWVTERIVVPRLGEYTGDEKAISIDPLTKEEKKGLIYASIAGLLFTAFILGGLIPESGYLRGTDGGILKSPFMSGIVALLFIGAALAGIAYGIGAKTIKNDTDVMKGMSKAMETLGSYIVLVFFAAQFVAYFNWTNLGLIFAIEGAETLQKSGLGAIPLMLMFIVVSALINLIMGSASAKWAIMAPVFIPMFMLLGYSPELVQVAYRIGDSVTNIISPMMSYFALIVAFMQRYDKKAGIGTIVSTMLPYTIVFFIGWSILFVIWLLLELPLGPGAQLFYTAQ, from the coding sequence ATGAATGATAACCCTAAAAAAAGTTTAGTAGATAAGTTTTTATCTAGTGTTGAGAAGATTGGTAATATGTTACCTCATCCAGCAACTCTGTTTGCTAGTTTTGCTATATTAGTTATTATAGCCTCATGGATAGCCAGTTTTTTCGATCTCTCCGTACTCCATCCAGGTACTAAAGAAGAGATAAAGTCATTCAACCTAGTAAGTGCGGAAGGATTACACATGATCCTTTCTAAAATGGTTACTAACTTTACCAACTTTGCACCTTTAGGTACGGTACTAGTCTCTTTATTAGGTATTGGTATTGCAGAAGGTTCAGGATTAATAGGTACTATCCTAAAAAAGATAGTACTATCCTCTCCTAAGAAGCTACTGACATTCGTTATCGTATTTGCAGGAATACTTTCTAATACGGCTAGTGAGGTAGGTTACGTTTTATTAGTACCCTTAGCAGCTATTATATTCTTAGCAGCAGGTAGACATCCTATAGCAGGACTAGCAGCTGCCTTTGCAGGAGTATCAGGAGGATATAGTGCTAACTTATTATTGGGAACTATAGATCCGTTATTAGCAGGATTATCAGAAGAAGCAGCTAGAATTATAGATCCAGCTTATGTAGTTAACCCTGCTGCGAACTATTACTTTTTATTTGTATCTACCTTCATTATTGCTATTCTAGGTACATGGGTTACAGAGCGCATAGTTGTACCTAGGTTAGGAGAATACACAGGAGATGAAAAAGCAATTTCGATAGATCCTTTAACCAAAGAAGAAAAGAAAGGTCTGATCTATGCCTCTATAGCAGGTCTTTTATTCACTGCATTTATACTAGGAGGTCTAATTCCAGAGAGCGGTTATTTAAGAGGTACTGATGGAGGGATTCTGAAGTCTCCTTTTATGTCAGGTATTGTTGCTTTATTATTTATTGGAGCAGCACTAGCAGGTATCGCTTATGGTATCGGAGCTAAAACCATCAAAAACGACACCGATGTAATGAAAGGAATGTCAAAAGCGATGGAAACTTTGGGGTCTTATATTGTTTTAGTGTTCTTTGCAGCTCAATTCGTTGCTTATTTTAATTGGACTAATCTAGGGTTAATCTTCGCTATAGAAGGTGCTGAAACACTACAGAAGTCAGGTTTAGGAGCTATTCCGTTAATGTTGATGTTTATTGTAGTCTCTGCTTTAATTAACCTAATTATGGGAAGCGCCTCTGCTAAATGGGCTATTATGGCACCTGTATTTATCCCTATGTTCATGTTATTAGGGTATTCTCCAGAACTAGTACAAGTGGCTTACCGCATAGGAGATAGCGTTACTAATATTATCTCTCCTATGATGAGTTATTTTGCCTTAATTGTTGCCTTTATGCAGCGTTATGACAAAAAAGCAGGTATAGGAACTATAGTCTCTACTATGCTTCCTTATACTATTGTATTCTTTATAGGTTGGTCTATTTTATTTGTGATTTGGTTACTTCTAGAGTTACCTCTAGGTCCAGGAGCACAACTATTCTATACTGCACAATAA